The DNA window GCGCCTTCTGGTAAGTCTGCTCGCCCGTGCTGGCGGACTGGATGTCGAACGCGAACTTCTGTTCGTACAGCTCGCGGCCGATGCGGAACGAGCGCGCACCCTGCACGGCCAGCATCTTGTCCGTCTCGCCAAGCCAGGCCGCATAGGCCTGCACGGCCGTTTTCGCGGCGGCGATGCGCTGCCCGAACAGGCCCTTCTCGTTGGCGGCCAGCGACGACGCCTGCGCTTCCTTGTCCAGCTCGTCCAGCAGCGCGATCACGCCGGGCGCCTGCGCGATCGCGAGCTGCGTGTGTTCGCGCGTGGGCGTCGTGATGTTGTTGCGCGCCGCTTCATAGTAGGCCGGCACGTTGGCGATGCGCCGCAGCAGCGTGCGCAGCCGCTGCGACTTGGCCGCGTACTCGGTGTGCAGGATGTAGTCGATCGGGCCGGCGATGTTGTACAGCGCCGGGTTCCATTCGAATTCACGGAATGTCGTCAGGTACCAGCGATCCGACTTGAGCTTGTTGACGAGCAGCGCCATATCGGTACGCTGGCGTGCCGACAGCTGGCGCGCGTCGATCTTGCCGAAGCGGGCCAGCCAGCTGTCGATGAAGGCGATCTGCAGCTGGCGCGTGGCCAGGTCGGGCACCGTGAGCGTGGCGGCCGTATCGTACTTGCCAACCGTGATCGCGGTTTCCGGATCCATGCGCCACAGCGCATTGAGGAACTGGTTCGATTGCGAATTGAACGTGCGGTCGGCGCGGCTTTCGGACGATGCCGAAGCGGCTGAAGCTGCGGCCGCACCGGTGGCGACGGCGGCTGCTGCGCCGGCCTTCTTGGCAGTGGACTTCGATTTGGAGGATTTCTTGGCGGGGACGGTCTTGCTGGATTTTGCCTTCGACGGCTTTCTTGCCGCCTCGGCAGGCGTAAAGGCCAGCGCCAGCATCATGGCGGCCAGCGCGAGTTTTGTCTTGATCATCGTGTAACTTTCTCTTACCGGGGTCGAACAGGGGCGAGATTATCATTAATCAACTCGCCGGAACCCGGCATGTTACACGACGCTACAAAGCCGCCTCCTCAAGCCAGCCGGTCGTCCCGCAATGCCTGCTGGTGACGTTCGTTGATGAGCGCCACCGCTTCGCGCCCGCGCGCCATGTGGGTCAGCCTGATCTCGCTGGCCGGCGTGAACCGGTGCGCCACGCGGATCGACCACGACCGCAGCAGCCAGCTGCCGAACGACTGCGCGTAGGACGCCTGGTCGAGATCGCGCCACTTGATGCCGCGGATGCCGCGTTGCCAGGGCAGCACGCCCGAATACAGCCAGACGCCGGCATCGTCGTAATACAGTTGCACGCTGCGGATCAGCAGCACGCGGTAGCCGATCAGCAGCGTGGAGGCGGCCAGCACGCCGGCGGCGGCCAGTTGCGAGTGGTTGAAGGCAAGCCGCAGCACGAATGTCATCACCACGGCCACCAGCAGGCAGCCGATATAGGCGGTCCAGGCCTTGCGGCACAGGGGGATGCCGTGCGTGGCGGCGGTGAGGTCACTTTCCTTGAGTCGTTCCATGCCCGGATGATTGCATGGAATGGCCGTTCCGGGAAAGGGGAGCGGCCCGGGTTGGGCCCAAACCTGATGTCGTCAAGTCAGCGCTTGGCCGGCAAGTGAAATCGCATCCATAACCAAAAAGCGAACGTCTGGGGTCAGACCCGCCGGGTCTGACCCCGGCTTTTGCCTTTGGGGTGGGCTTATCTGAATGGCATCAGGCTTAGACCGGCCCCTGGCGGCTGTCCATCCGCTCGGCATGGTCGCGGCCCGCGAAACGGTCGAGGATGCCGGCGGCGCGCGTGCCGTCGCGATCGTTGTCCACTTCGACCTGCAGCAGGCAATTGCTGCGCTGGACCGGGGTGCGCACTTCGCCGTTGGCGGACTGGCGGTTCGGGTTGTCGAACGATGGGGTGGGTTTCTCGGTCAGGTCGACCACGAAGTTGCCCTCGACGGGGCCTGCTTCATCTTCGTGGACGTTCATGGAAATGGCGGATGCGGCGATGCCGGACGCGATCAGCGCCTCGCGCGCCTGCTGCGCCACTTCCACGCTGTCGAATACGCGGAGGAGGGTGTCGGCCATGATGTACTCCTGATGGGTATGGATGAATGCAACCATCATAGCGAAGGCGTGCCGGCGGCAGCGTCCCGTTAGCCTCAGGAAAAATCCTGCCGGGGCTTTCAGCGCCTGAGGCCTTCCTCCAGCATGGCCAGCATGTCCGCGGCATTCATCCGCGCCGCCATCTCGCTGCCGTCGAGCAGGCTATCGGCCAGTTCGCGCTTGTGCCCGTGCAGCTCGACGATGCCTTCCTCGATCGTGTGGCGCGCCACGAGGCGGTAGATCGTCACGGGGCGCTGCTGGCCCATCCGGTGCGCACGGTCCGATGCCTGGTCTTCCACGGCCGGGTTCCACCACGGGTCCATGTGGATCACGTAGTCGGCGGCCGTCAGGTTGATGCCCACGCCACCGGCCTTCAGGCTGATCAGGAACACGTCGCCCTCGCCGGCCTGGAAGGCATCGACCCGTGCCTTGCGGGCAGCCGGTGGCGTGGCCCCATCCAGGTACTGGTAGGCAATGCCTTGGCGGTCGAGGTGTTTGCGGATCAGGCCCAGGTGGTCGACGAACTGGCTGAACACCAGCACCTTGTGCCGGTTTTCCAGCAGGCTCGCCAGCAGATCGGCGAAGGCGGCAAGCTTGCTGCTGTCGAGTTTCAGTTCCGGTGCCACCAGGTTCGGGTTGCAGCAGGCGCGCCGCAGCTTCATGATCTCGGCCAGGATCTGGATCGACTTCTTGTCGGCCGGCGCATCGATGGATGCCAGCTTGTCCAGCGCTTCCCGGCGCAGCGATTCGTACAGCGCCGTCTCTTCCTTCGACAGGTCCACCTCCAGCACGATTTCCGTGCGCGCCGGCAGCTCGGCCAGCACCTGTGCCTTCGTGCGGCGCAGGATGAAGGGCCCGATCAGGCGGCGCAGCCGGTTGCGCGCACCCACTTCGGCCTTGCGGTCCTGCTGGCGCTCGATCGGGCCGGCAAAGCGCAGGTTGAACTGGTCGAGCGATCCGAGCAG is part of the Pseudoduganella lutea genome and encodes:
- a CDS encoding DUF885 domain-containing protein, producing MIKTKLALAAMMLALAFTPAEAARKPSKAKSSKTVPAKKSSKSKSTAKKAGAAAAVATGAAAASAASASSESRADRTFNSQSNQFLNALWRMDPETAITVGKYDTAATLTVPDLATRQLQIAFIDSWLARFGKIDARQLSARQRTDMALLVNKLKSDRWYLTTFREFEWNPALYNIAGPIDYILHTEYAAKSQRLRTLLRRIANVPAYYEAARNNITTPTREHTQLAIAQAPGVIALLDELDKEAQASSLAANEKGLFGQRIAAAKTAVQAYAAWLGETDKMLAVQGARSFRIGRELYEQKFAFDIQSASTGEQTYQKALTARDELLANMDRISDELWPKYLADVRKPADRYAKIGMMIDKLSANHVAPERFVDEIKAQIPKLQEWVTKNDLLTLDADKPLVVRETPAYQRGVAGASIEAPGPYRPQDRTYYNVTPLTGATPEQAESSLREYNHWILQILNMHEAIPGHYAQLVYANKSPSLVKSIFGNGAMVEGWAVFSERMMLESGYDNSPEMWLMYSKWNLRSVTNTILDYSVHVLDMKQEQALDLLTRQAFQTQQEAAEKWRRVTLTSVQLTSYFSGYSEIMELREQRRTALGSKFTQKAFNEEFLGYGSAPVKVIRELMQ